GTCATCAGTCCGACTCCCTGGTCGAGGGCGGACCGGTAGATCACGGTCCACGGGAAGATGAGAACGGTCTCGACGTCGAAGATGAGGAACAGCAGCGCGACCATATAGTACTGGATGTTGAACTGGACGCGCGCCGTCCCGGTCGGGACCTCACCGCTCTCGTAGGTGGCGCGTTTACCTTGTTCCGGCACCGAGGGGCGAAGCAACGCTGACACCGCCATCATCCCCAGCGGGATGCCGACGGCGACGACCCCGAGGGCGCCGATTGCGATCCATTCACTCATTCCTAAGTCTCCCTGACGTTCGGCAGTTAGCAGTGCCCCCCCATAAGCGTTGATTTATACTGTCGCTCGGGCACAAGTCCGGCGCCTCGCGCCCCGAGCACTGCGAGATCGTCACACGCGTGGGATGTCCACACAGACGTCCGCGGTGAAAAGAGCGACCCCCTACTCGTCGTTTCGGCTCTCGACGTACCCCGCGACGCCGAGATCGTGGAGGTCGCGCGAGTCGCGCGCGACGGCGCCGACGAGCGACTCGTGGTACTCCACCAACCGCTCCTCCAGGTCCTCGTGCTCGCGCGCGAGGATCTGTGCGGCCGACAGCGCGGCGTTGAAGGACTTGCCGGCGTCGACGGCGAC
This is a stretch of genomic DNA from Halobellus sp. MBLA0158. It encodes these proteins:
- a CDS encoding NADH-quinone oxidoreductase subunit A; translated protein: MSEWIAIGALGVVAVGIPLGMMAVSALLRPSVPEQGKRATYESGEVPTGTARVQFNIQYYMVALLFLIFDVETVLIFPWTVIYRSALDQGVGLMTVLWPMLVFIGVLVVGLVWAWRNGAVKWVKSPLANRQKTERNA